A region of the Clostridium estertheticum subsp. estertheticum genome:
TTCATATTTTTTCTTCTTAATTTTAAAACGCTTTTTCCTCGTAAAAAATATAAAAGAACCCAAATAGAACACACAGCTTGAGAAATTATAGTAGCTAGTGCTGAACCAACCACTCCCATATGAAGACCGAAAATAAATATAGGATTTAATATAAAATTCAGTATAGCACCGATAAGCATTGTAACCATTGCCATAAGTGCATTACCTTCTGAACGAATAAATGGATTCATACCAAAACCTAAATTTTGAAGTATAACCCCTAGTAATATTATGAATCCGAATTGTTTAGCATAAGGCATTGTATCTGTGCTAGCTCCCAAAAGTACTAGTATTGGTTCTAGAAATATAAGGCCTATTATACTTACGACTATAGACATTATAACTACAAGTACAAAGGCATTTCCAAGTATCTTTTCTGCATCTTCTTTTTTATTCTGTCCCAGTTTAATAGAAACTACAGCTGCTCCACCTATTCCAACAAGCATTCCAAAGGCCATTATAACATTTGTAATTGGAAAAGTTATAGCGACTCCAGATAGAGCAAGTGGATCAGGAACACCCCTACCAATAAAAATTCTATCTACCACACTGTACAAAGCATTTACAAGCATTCCTATTATTGCAGGAATCGAAAATTTCCAAAGAAGGGATCCAACCTTCTCAGTCGCTAATTCATTTGAATTATCCATATAAAATACCACCTTTTAATTAATATTCTTTAGTTTCCTAACTATTTTAAATTACTTTTTATATCATTTTTACATATGTTTTTATGCATTTTCTTTGTCCAAGCTATAAAGATTTTTATTTCATCGCAAGTGAAACCGTCAGATATTGTTTTCTCTATTTCATTAATGATGCCGTGACATAGTTTTTCTAGTTTAGCACCTTCGAGAGTTAGGTATATTCTATTAACTCTTGAATCTATTTCATCGTGTTTTCTAACTATAAAACCTTTATTTGCAAGGGTATCTAGAATTCCAGAAACTGAAGCTGGGGTTAGTCCTAGGTTTTCTTGAAGTTGCTTTTGAGTCTTTCCATCTTCGCCCCAGAGTTTTTGAAGTACTGCTACTTGTGAAGAGGTAAGATCATATTTTTGTAATTTATTATCATGAAATTTATTTAAAAGTCTTACTGATTTTGTTAACCAATAGCCGATCCACATTTCCTCATTACCCATAATTATATTTAGCCTCCTAAATGTTCCAAATGATATATTAGCATAAGAGTGAAGATAAATCAACTTATGTTTAATAAATAGACTTCCTTGCCCTTTTTTCTGTATTCATAAAATATTAATAATAATTGGTTTATATTGGTTGGTTATTGCATAAACTGAAATGTAGATTTAAAAAGGTCAATAATAAATTATTTTGTTATTTAAAGGGGCGGATGTTATGGAAACAAAAGTAGAAAAATCAACATTAGGATTAATAAAAAAGCATAAGAATATTGTTGTGGGTATTATAATTTCTATTTTAACTTTACTTGTTATATATTTTGGAATGGTAATATTTTTCATGAATCATTTTTATTTTGGTTCAGTAATAAACTGTATTAATGTTTCATGTGAAAGTGTGGAGGATGTAAATAAACAAATGACAACTGAGATTAATACATATAAGATAAATATAAAGGAACGAGGAGGTAAAAATGAACAAATTAAAGCAGGTGAAGTTGGTTTAAAGTATAATTCGGATGGTAAATTTAATGAACTAAAAGATAGACAGAATCCTTATAAATGGATTTCATCATTCTTTAATATAGAAGATTCTAAAATGATTGAAGGAGTTAAATATGACAAGAACCTATTAAAGAAGCGAGTGGATAAGCTTACTTGTTTTAATAGCGATTATATAATTGAACCTAAAAATCCAAGTCTTAAGTATACAGGTAATGGTTATGTAATTGTAGGTGAAGTGAGTGGTAACAAGGTTAATAAAGACATTTTATATGATAATGTGACAGGTGCAATACTTAATGAAAAAAATACAATAAACCTTGAGTCAATCAATTGTTATGTTAAGCCGTCATATACTTTAAATTCTCCAAAAGTTATTGAAGCTAAAAATAAACTTAATAAATATGTATTTTCAAAAATTACATATACATTTGGAGGAAATAAGGAACTTTTAGATGGTTCTGAAATAAATAAGTGGCTTACAGTTGATAAGAAGTTTGAGGTCACATTTAATGAAAAAGAAGTCGAAAAATATATAGATGTACTTTCCCAAAATTACAGTACAATTGGCAAGGATAGAAATTTTGTTACATCATCAGGAAACGCAATAAAAATAGGTGGGGGTGATTATGGCTGGTCTATTAATAATGTTAAAGAAACGCAAGCTTTGATTTCAATAATAAAGGAAGGAAAAACTATATCTAAAGAACCCACATATATTCAAACTGCTTTAGCTCATGGCAAAAATGATATCGGCAATACCTATGTAGAAATAGATCTGAAAGCGCAGCACTTATGGTTTTATAAAAATGGGTCTCTGATAGTTCAAGGTGATATTGTTACAGGTAATATAGGTTCTAATCATGGAACACCCGATGGTATTTATAGGTTAAAATACAAAGAAAAAAATGCTACTCTTGTAGGTCAAGGATATGCTTCCCCTGTTGATTTTTGGATGCCATTTAACGGAGGTATAGGAATTCACGATGCAAGCTGGCGAAGTGTGTTTGGAGGAAAGATATATAAGTCAAATGGGTCACATGGGTGCATAAACTCGCCATATTATTTAGCAAAAGCTATATTTGACAACATTGATACAGGTAGTCCCGTTGTCTGTTATAGTTAGTAGGAAGAATTAAATAATAAAATAGGATCGCAATATATATTGCGATCCAGCTTATAATTTGGTAACATAGTGGACAGTTTTGTATACTAAACAAAAGCAATAATCGCCCACATGAGTATAAAGCTTATTATAATTGTCAAGTTATTTACAGTTCCTACAAACCTAGTATCGTAGTCAAATTCTACTGAGTAAGGAATAACTGTAAAACTTATTGGTAATATAAGACCAATTAGCATGGTTTTTTTAAACATTGGATCTAAGGGTACTAAATTATAAATGAGTATACCCACTCCAAATCCAATTATGTATCTTAAAGCAATTATCTTGGCCATGTTTTTCAAATATGTCTTTTTAAAGGAGAAGCTTAGGTATAACCCAAGTGCTAGTAATGCGAGAGGCATATTTGCTTTGGATAAAATTCCTGTAATTTGTATAATGGGTTTCGGAATGCTAAGTCCTAAAAGATTAATAGCTAAGGTAATAATGTATGTAAGAAAAGGTATTGAGTGCATAGTTTTCGCGAAAATATTTTTGTAACTCACTTCACCTTTACTACTTGAATAAATGCTTGCAATGATATAACAAACAGCGAAAACAATGAAAGAATTACCCATATCAAACATACCAAAGTATTTGAGCCCTGACCTTCCCCATATTGACTCTACTATAGGATATGCGAAAAGACCAACATTAAAGGAAGGTACTAGCATTGTTAACATTCCTTTTTCTCGCCTTGATTCTCCTTTGAATACAATGAGGGCAACTGCTGCCATAATTAATCCAAATACAAAACTAATTACAGGGACAAGCAGTAGGCTTTTGTCTATAGTCATTGTACTAAAAACATTTATTACAATGGAGGGAAGCGTAACATTAAAAATCAATCTGGAAATAACTTCTCCATCGCTTTCCTTTAAAATGTTTACTTTCTTTAGAAAATATCCGAGTAAAATAATACTTAATGACATAACAAACTGTGAGTTAATAGTATTCATGTGTTGTCTCCTCGTGATGATATTTCATTAATCAAATAGGGAAAGCTGAGTGTTTCCATATCCATGTCTGTACCCTTCTATAATGTCTTTCATTTTATAAAGCAAACCTAATTTATCACATTCCTTTTGGAAAAATTGTTTTAGTTCGAAGGCTTTGGCCGAGTTGCATTCATAATTATTATTATACTGATTAATATACTTCTGTTTAAGAGTAGGGAACAGCTCATCGAGTTTTTTATAATACCAAGTCCTCTGGTTTTGCCTAAGGGTTACACCAAAACTTGGGTATATAAATTTTGCTCCGCTCTCGTATGCAAGGCGTATTATGCTTCCTATATTTTCTTCATTATCTTCTAAAAATGGCAATACTGGCGTAAGAAGTATACCTGCAAATATTCCATTAGTGGTGAGATCTTTAACTGCAGCAAACCGCTTTGATGATAGGGGTGCATTTGGTTCTATTTTTTTGCATAGTTCGTCATCACAGGTGGTAATGGTAATATTAATTATAACGGGAGAGTGAGTTTGTATTTTACTTAGAATATCTATATCGCGTCTAATTAAATTACTTTTCGTATAAATGGAGACGCCAAAGCCATAAATGTTAATAAGTTCTAGAGCACCTCTTGTCAACTTGTATTCTTTTTCTAGTGGATTGTAGGGATCGCTCATTGCACCTGTAGCAATCACACCAGTTTTACGTTTTGATTTAAGATCATGATTTATTAAAGCAAGAGCATTTTCTTTTGCGCGCACCTCATCAAAATTGTCTATATGATAACAGTCACTGCGACTATCACAATATATGCATCCATGACAACACCCTTTATAAATATTCATATTATAGTTGTTTCCAAACCAATTATTGTTAGTATCAGAGTAACCAGATACGATTGTTTTTGCAGAGATGAATTTCATTATACTACTCTTAACTTCAACCTTATATAATTCTTTATAGTCTTTTCTATATTCTAATTTAGTCATTCTTATACCTCATTTCATTATATATTGAAATAAGTATATCACTTATAAACTGACATCAGTGTGTCATATTATAGATAGTTTTTAAAATAATCTTATGAAATGTAAAAAAAACATATACAGTATAATCATAATAATTCAATGTCTTCATGTTTAGCAAATTCATCTAGAATACCTTCAACTAAGGCATGTTGTAAGTTTCTAAAATTTCTTGCCTTGCAAATAAGCCTTAAGTTTAAACAAACACTTCCGGATTCCATGGAAGTATAGACTGTGTGTGAAAGATTTTCGTAATAAATAGGAAGAGTTTTTGATGCTATGTTTAGTGAATCTTTTGCTTCTCGCTCTATATCTCCTACTTTATCATCAGCAATAGACATTAATATAGTTTTAGCTTCTCTCCAATTACTTGTAAGTGTAAGGCTTATTTTAAGCTCATTCCAAGTAAAAGGGAATGCGTTAGTTTCATTGATAAGGTCTTCAGTGAGTATTTGTATATTTGGTATATGAGTAATTCTTCCAGTACTTTGTCCGTATGTTTTATTGTCATTTTCCATAACCTCAATAATAGTAGTATAAAACCAATCTATAGCTACGACGTCTCCAAGACTCTCTCCAATCTTTATTCTATCACCAAGTTTAAAGGGCTTATGAGTATTAATTATAAGCCATCCCAAAAAACTTGCTACAAGATCACGAAAGGCAAAGGCAAGTCCAGCAGAGAATATCCCTAAAAATGTGAATATATCCTTAGACTCATACATCCATATTGGTATAATAGTTACAGCAGTTAAGATATTTGCGGATAGTGTAGACGTTTTTTTATATTTTATTGTATTAAGTGAATCAAAATTTGATTTATTAATAAATGAACATATACTTTTCTTTAAAAAATGAAATATCATTATTATAAATATTGTTATTATGATTTTTATCAATACACCGACGTCTTCAAATTTTAAACCTAGATCTAACAGAAATTTAATCACTTATTTTATACCCCTTTATATACTATTTAAATTATATGTATTAGCATATAGTTTAAATAGTATAGAGCAAAATTAAACATATGTCAATGACATTATTTGAAAGATGTGATATAATATTAGCTTATACGCCAAAATATTGTCTTGTAAAATGATATACAACAAACTGTTTTTTATAATAAGTTTGTAATAAATAAAAGTAATGGAGAGATGAAAGTTGAAAAACAAAAGATTTTTTATTCTGATTATATTATTTCTAGTATCTTCTATGAGTTTAAATGTTTTTGCTGCGACTGTTAGCGAGAACACTACAAATGTACCAACAATATATGGGAAAGCAGCTATCACTGTTGATGTTGCAACTGGCGAGATAATTTATGCGAAAGATGTGGACAAGCAAATGTATCCAGCAAGTACGACAAAGCTAATAACTGCACTATTGCTCGCTGAGAACAGGGTAAAGACGGATAAAATAAAATATACACAAAGTGCAAAAATTCAGCCAGCAGATTCATTAAATGTTAATTTACATCCAATCGCACTTAATGAGACCATGTCAAGTGCAGATGTAATGGATGGTTTATTAATGTACTCAGCAAATGACACGGCATACATGATTGCAGATAATGTTGCAGGAAATCCAACAAACTTTATGAAAATGATGAATGATAAGGCAGCCAAATTAAAGATGACTAAAACTCATTTTGTAACTCCTAATGGTCTTCATGATCCGGATCATTATACTACGCCTTATGATATGAGCATATTGGCTAGAGCTGCATTTTCAAATCCATGGGTAAAAGAGTCAATGAATAAAAAGCAAAAGTCTATATCAACCTCAAAAGGTACAATATTTAAAATTGAAAACACCAATAAACTTCTTGGACTCAATGGCTGTATTGGTGGAAAAACTGGGTATACTTCAAAGGCGGGGAGATGTCTTGTAGCTTTTTATGAAAGAAATGGTAGAGAAATTATGGGGGTTGTTATGGGATCAGAGATTTACCCAAATGACACCTATGTTTTTAATGATATGGAAAAAATAATTAACTATAGCTATACTTTGAAAAGGACGGTGTTATACGTAAACAATTCTGTTGTGAAAACAGAAATATTAAAATATAAACCGCTTAAATTTTTTGGTCCAGATAAAACTGTTAGTGTACCATTAGTAGTTAAAGAGGATGTTAGTTATTACAAAAACTATGCAAATGAAAAAGATTTGAAGGAAAATATAAATTTATCTGATATCAGTATTTCTAGTCTTAAAGGAAACGAGAGCATTGGAACATTGAGATTAACGCAAAAGGGAAAAGTGAAAACTTATAAGCTTTATTCAGCGGCTTCTAGCGGAGCTTTAGTAAAGAATGATATGCCTATATATCTTATGGCGGGTGGCATATTAGTTTTAGTTTTAGTAGGAATAGTGCTTATAATAAGAGCAAATAATTTAAATAAGAGAAAAAGAAGGAGAAGGAAATATTAACAATATTTTAGGAGGATAAGAATGAAGAAATTGGGTTGGCGTTTTAAATTTTCCGTACTATTGATATTTTTATCAATAGTATTATATTCTTTTCACTATTATCTTTTTAGAGATACACATCTTATTTTGTTGTATTTTCTAGGTGATTTGGCGTTTATACCTATTCAAGTTTTATTGGTATCTTTAGTTATTGATAGAGTTATTAAGCAAAGAGAGACGGAAAGCTTAATAGAAAAGCTAAATTTAATAATAGGTGTGTTTTTTAATGAAGTTGGAACTAGCACATTAAAATATTGTGTGGCAATTGATTCAAACGTTAATG
Encoded here:
- a CDS encoding MATE family efflux transporter; the protein is MDNSNELATEKVGSLLWKFSIPAIIGMLVNALYSVVDRIFIGRGVPDPLALSGVAITFPITNVIMAFGMLVGIGGAAVVSIKLGQNKKEDAEKILGNAFVLVVIMSIVVSIIGLIFLEPILVLLGASTDTMPYAKQFGFIILLGVILQNLGFGMNPFIRSEGNALMAMVTMLIGAILNFILNPIFIFGLHMGVVGSALATIISQAVCSIWVLLYFLRGKSVLKLRRKNMKLQMKIVKEILEIGMSPFAMQMAAGLITVTFNKSLKKYGGDLAIGAFSLINSINMLIMMPIFGLNQGAQPIIGYNYGAKSYKRVKLALKYAAIIATLMSVVGFVIVQLFSVQIISIFNNTDKELIDLGSRGIRIFLIMLPLIGSQVVFTNYFQAVGKAKISIFLSLLRQIIVLFPLILLMPHFFKLDGIWMAGPASDFIAFIITIIIIVADIKSMNKHELSLERINENVI
- a CDS encoding MarR family winged helix-turn-helix transcriptional regulator, which translates into the protein MGNEEMWIGYWLTKSVRLLNKFHDNKLQKYDLTSSQVAVLQKLWGEDGKTQKQLQENLGLTPASVSGILDTLANKGFIVRKHDEIDSRVNRIYLTLEGAKLEKLCHGIINEIEKTISDGFTCDEIKIFIAWTKKMHKNICKNDIKSNLK
- a CDS encoding L,D-transpeptidase family protein, with the translated sequence METKVEKSTLGLIKKHKNIVVGIIISILTLLVIYFGMVIFFMNHFYFGSVINCINVSCESVEDVNKQMTTEINTYKINIKERGGKNEQIKAGEVGLKYNSDGKFNELKDRQNPYKWISSFFNIEDSKMIEGVKYDKNLLKKRVDKLTCFNSDYIIEPKNPSLKYTGNGYVIVGEVSGNKVNKDILYDNVTGAILNEKNTINLESINCYVKPSYTLNSPKVIEAKNKLNKYVFSKITYTFGGNKELLDGSEINKWLTVDKKFEVTFNEKEVEKYIDVLSQNYSTIGKDRNFVTSSGNAIKIGGGDYGWSINNVKETQALISIIKEGKTISKEPTYIQTALAHGKNDIGNTYVEIDLKAQHLWFYKNGSLIVQGDIVTGNIGSNHGTPDGIYRLKYKEKNATLVGQGYASPVDFWMPFNGGIGIHDASWRSVFGGKIYKSNGSHGCINSPYYLAKAIFDNIDTGSPVVCYS
- a CDS encoding AEC family transporter, whose translation is MNTINSQFVMSLSIILLGYFLKKVNILKESDGEVISRLIFNVTLPSIVINVFSTMTIDKSLLLVPVISFVFGLIMAAVALIVFKGESRREKGMLTMLVPSFNVGLFAYPIVESIWGRSGLKYFGMFDMGNSFIVFAVCYIIASIYSSSKGEVSYKNIFAKTMHSIPFLTYIITLAINLLGLSIPKPIIQITGILSKANMPLALLALGLYLSFSFKKTYLKNMAKIIALRYIIGFGVGILIYNLVPLDPMFKKTMLIGLILPISFTVIPYSVEFDYDTRFVGTVNNLTIIISFILMWAIIAFV
- a CDS encoding SPL family radical SAM protein, yielding MKFISAKTIVSGYSDTNNNWFGNNYNMNIYKGCCHGCIYCDSRSDCYHIDNFDEVRAKENALALINHDLKSKRKTGVIATGAMSDPYNPLEKEYKLTRGALELINIYGFGVSIYTKSNLIRRDIDILSKIQTHSPVIINITITTCDDELCKKIEPNAPLSSKRFAAVKDLTTNGIFAGILLTPVLPFLEDNEENIGSIIRLAYESGAKFIYPSFGVTLRQNQRTWYYKKLDELFPTLKQKYINQYNNNYECNSAKAFELKQFFQKECDKLGLLYKMKDIIEGYRHGYGNTQLSLFD
- a CDS encoding mechanosensitive ion channel domain-containing protein, which produces MIKFLLDLGLKFEDVGVLIKIIITIFIIMIFHFLKKSICSFINKSNFDSLNTIKYKKTSTLSANILTAVTIIPIWMYESKDIFTFLGIFSAGLAFAFRDLVASFLGWLIINTHKPFKLGDRIKIGESLGDVVAIDWFYTTIIEVMENDNKTYGQSTGRITHIPNIQILTEDLINETNAFPFTWNELKISLTLTSNWREAKTILMSIADDKVGDIEREAKDSLNIASKTLPIYYENLSHTVYTSMESGSVCLNLRLICKARNFRNLQHALVEGILDEFAKHEDIELL
- a CDS encoding D-alanyl-D-alanine carboxypeptidase family protein, translated to MKNKRFFILIILFLVSSMSLNVFAATVSENTTNVPTIYGKAAITVDVATGEIIYAKDVDKQMYPASTTKLITALLLAENRVKTDKIKYTQSAKIQPADSLNVNLHPIALNETMSSADVMDGLLMYSANDTAYMIADNVAGNPTNFMKMMNDKAAKLKMTKTHFVTPNGLHDPDHYTTPYDMSILARAAFSNPWVKESMNKKQKSISTSKGTIFKIENTNKLLGLNGCIGGKTGYTSKAGRCLVAFYERNGREIMGVVMGSEIYPNDTYVFNDMEKIINYSYTLKRTVLYVNNSVVKTEILKYKPLKFFGPDKTVSVPLVVKEDVSYYKNYANEKDLKENINLSDISISSLKGNESIGTLRLTQKGKVKTYKLYSAASSGALVKNDMPIYLMAGGILVLVLVGIVLIIRANNLNKRKRRRRKY